In Salminus brasiliensis chromosome 24, fSalBra1.hap2, whole genome shotgun sequence, one genomic interval encodes:
- the LOC140547083 gene encoding annexin A5-like has protein sequence MAERGTVKPQSGFNANHDAEVLFKAMKGLGTDEAAILQLLTARSNAQRQQIKAAYKTLHGKDLVSDLKSELGGKFETLIVGLMATPVMFDVTSLKNAIKGAGTDEKVLIEILASRTPNEIREIIKTYKQEYDRNLEDDVTGDTSGHFKRVLVILLQANRQQGVQQDNIQSDAQALFDAGEKKFGTDEDQFVTILGNRSAEHLRRVFDAYMKLSGYQIEESIQRETSGALREVLLAVVKCARSVPAYFAECLYNSMKGAGTDDATLIRIMVSRSEIDLLNIRAEFRKLFATSLHNMIKTDTSGDYRKTLLLLCAGDDA, from the exons ATG GCCGAAAGAGGAACTGTGAAGCCCCAGAGTGGATTCAACGCCAATCATGATGCAGAGGTTCTTTTTAAGGCCATGAAAGGACTGG GCACCGATGAGGCAGCTATTCTGCAGTTATTGACTGCCCGCAGCAACGCTCAGCGCCAACAGATCAAGGCTGCCTACAAGACTCTTCATGGCAAG GACCTGGTGAGTGATCTGAAGTCAGAGCTGGGAGGGAAGTTTGAGACTCTGATTGTGGGGTTGATGGCTACACCTGTAATGTTTGATGTGACCTCACTGAAGAATGCCATTAAG GGGGCAGGCACTGATGAGAAAGTTTTGATCGAGATCCTGGCCTCTAGAACTCCAAATGAGATTCGAGAGATCATCAAGACCTACAAACAGG AGTATGACCGTAACCTGGAGGATGATGTGACTGGTGACACTAGTGGACACTTTAAGAGAGTGCTGGTCATTTTGTTACAG GCCAACAGGCAGCAGGGTGTACAACAGGACAACATCCAGAGTGATGCTCAG GCCCTGTTTGATGCAGGTGAAAAGAAGTTTGGTACTGATGAAGATCAGTTTGTCACCATTTTGGGAAATCGCAGTGCTGAACACCTTAGGAGAG TGTTTGATGCGTATATGAAACTCTCTGGATATCAAATAGAAGAAAGCATACAGAGAGAAACTTCTGGAGCTCTGAGAGAAGTACTTCTGGCTGTTG tAAAGTGTGCTAGAAGTGTGCCTGCCTATTTCGCTGAATGCTTGTACAATTCCATGAAG GGGGCAGGCACTGATGATGCAACCCTGATAAGGATCATGGTCTCTCGCAGCGAAATTGACCTGCTCAACATACGTGCAGAGTTCAGGAAGCTGTTTGCAACTTCTCTGCACAACATGATTAAG ACTGATACCTCTGGTGATTATCGTAAAACCCTGCTCCTGTTGTGTGCTGGCGATGATGCCTAA